The proteins below are encoded in one region of Paenarthrobacter ilicis:
- a CDS encoding GDP-L-fucose synthase family protein — MAVFRPGTLDRSAPFYVAGHRGLVGSAVWRKLDAEGFTNLLGARSQELDLRNRSEVFAYFERETPRYVVLAAAKVGGILANSTYPADFLSENVQIQVNVMDAAQKYGVERLLFLGSSCIYPRLAPQPLKEEYLLTGPLEKTNEAYAIAKISGILQVQSVRQQYGLPWISAMPTNLYGPGDNFSPAGSHVLPALIRRFDEAKTSGASSVTNWGTGSPLRELLHVDDLAEACLFLLENYDGAEHVNVGVGSDLTIKALSDLVAAAVGYDGDIVWDATKPDGTPRKLMDVSKLGERGWTAGISLEEGIAATYQWFKENRNDHRN; from the coding sequence ATGGCAGTGTTCCGTCCGGGCACACTGGACCGTTCTGCCCCCTTCTATGTGGCCGGGCACCGGGGCCTTGTGGGATCCGCTGTGTGGAGGAAGCTCGACGCCGAAGGGTTCACCAACCTTCTGGGCGCACGCTCCCAGGAGCTGGACCTGCGGAACAGGTCCGAGGTGTTCGCATACTTCGAAAGAGAGACGCCCCGCTATGTGGTGCTCGCGGCCGCCAAGGTGGGCGGCATCCTCGCGAACAGCACCTACCCGGCGGACTTCCTCAGCGAGAACGTCCAGATCCAGGTAAATGTCATGGATGCTGCCCAAAAGTACGGCGTTGAGCGGCTGCTCTTCCTGGGCTCGTCCTGCATCTATCCACGTCTGGCGCCACAACCGTTGAAGGAGGAGTACCTCCTCACCGGGCCCCTGGAGAAAACCAACGAGGCCTACGCCATTGCCAAGATCTCCGGCATCCTGCAGGTGCAGTCCGTGCGCCAACAGTACGGCTTGCCGTGGATATCGGCCATGCCCACCAACCTTTACGGCCCCGGGGACAACTTTTCCCCCGCAGGCTCGCACGTTCTGCCCGCGTTGATTCGCCGGTTTGATGAAGCGAAAACCAGCGGTGCATCGTCAGTCACCAACTGGGGTACCGGCTCTCCGCTCCGGGAACTTCTGCATGTGGACGACCTCGCAGAGGCTTGCTTGTTCCTGCTGGAAAACTACGACGGGGCGGAACACGTCAACGTGGGTGTGGGCTCCGATCTGACCATCAAGGCGCTCTCGGACCTGGTGGCCGCGGCAGTGGGATACGACGGCGACATCGTCTGGGATGCCACCAAACCGGACGGTACTCCGCGCAAGCTCATGGACGTGTCCAAGCTGGGGGAACGCGGCTGGACCGCAGGGATTTCTCTGGAGGAAGGGATCGCTGCCACCTACCAGTGGTTCAAGGAAAACCGGAACGACCACAGGAACTAG
- the gmd gene encoding GDP-mannose 4,6-dehydratase, which translates to MTTVARKALITGITGQDGSYLAELLLSKGYEVHGLIRRASTFNTARIDHLYMDPHNNDARLFLHYGDLSDGARLVTLLASIRPDEVYNLAAQSHVRVSFDEPEHTGNTTGIGTIRLLEAVRMSGIETRFYQASSSEMFGATPPPQDEETPFYPRSPYGAAKVYSYWITKNYREAYGMFAVNGILFNHESPRRGETFVTRKITRAVAAIKAGKQTELHMGNLQAVRDWGYAAEYVEGMWRMLQADEPEDFVLATNDGYTVKDFLQYSFDHVGLKWEDYVRFDERYLRPTEVEALIGDYSKAKDKLGWEPTVRTPELARLMVDADIAALDSAGNAWIDAVNLPSWKVHA; encoded by the coding sequence ATGACAACCGTGGCCAGGAAAGCTCTCATAACAGGCATAACGGGCCAGGACGGCTCATATCTCGCAGAGTTGCTGCTCTCAAAAGGGTACGAGGTGCACGGTCTCATTCGCCGCGCCTCAACCTTCAACACAGCACGCATAGACCACCTCTACATGGACCCGCACAACAATGACGCGCGGCTCTTCCTCCACTACGGAGACCTCTCCGATGGCGCCCGGCTGGTGACGTTGCTGGCCTCGATCCGCCCTGACGAGGTATACAACCTGGCTGCCCAATCCCATGTCCGGGTGTCCTTCGATGAGCCGGAACATACGGGAAACACCACCGGAATCGGCACTATCCGGCTCCTCGAAGCCGTGCGCATGTCCGGAATCGAAACACGCTTCTACCAGGCGTCCTCATCCGAAATGTTCGGCGCCACCCCACCCCCGCAGGATGAAGAGACGCCCTTCTATCCACGCTCTCCCTACGGCGCAGCCAAGGTCTACAGCTACTGGATCACCAAGAACTACCGCGAAGCCTACGGAATGTTCGCCGTCAACGGCATCCTGTTCAACCACGAATCGCCACGCCGCGGAGAAACGTTTGTCACGCGCAAAATCACCCGCGCCGTAGCTGCCATCAAGGCAGGAAAACAAACAGAGCTGCACATGGGCAACCTCCAAGCCGTCCGCGACTGGGGATACGCGGCCGAGTACGTGGAAGGCATGTGGCGCATGCTGCAGGCCGACGAACCCGAGGACTTTGTCCTGGCCACCAACGACGGATACACGGTCAAGGACTTCCTCCAGTACTCCTTCGACCACGTTGGCTTGAAATGGGAGGACTACGTCCGCTTCGATGAGCGCTACCTCCGCCCCACTGAAGTGGAGGCCTTGATCGGAGACTACTCCAAGGCCAAGGACAAGCTCGGCTGGGAACCCACCGTGCGCACACCCGAGCTGGCCCGCCTCATGGTCGACGCTGATATCGCCGCCTTGGACAGCGCAGGAAACGCCTGGATTGACGCCGTCAATCTGCCCAGCTGGAAAGTGCACGCCTGA